Proteins encoded within one genomic window of Streptomyces taklimakanensis:
- a CDS encoding ABC transporter ATP-binding protein, with translation MALLSVDELTVTFTRRGRRDVKAVSGVSFDVDRGQVVGLVGESGCGKSVTSLALMGLLPDRGVKVGGRADYDGTDLLTLDKGRMRDLRGSQLAMIFQDPLSSLNPVVPIGVQVTEILTRHRGMKGEAARKEAAALLDRVGIPDPTRRLKEYPHQLSGGMRQRALIAMAVACAPRLLIADEPTTALDVTIQAQILELLKELVDEEGTALLMITHDLGVVAGLCDQVNVLYAGKVVESAERRELFEAPTHPYANGLLGSIPRLDAPRGEPLRPIRGSINDTIAWEDGCAFAPRCDHYTMECLTGTPVLGEPRKAGHQVRCVNPVLAAGAAASRGVALESDATEVAGADGDRSDRAADETAADAAGAAGKEARA, from the coding sequence ATGGCCCTGCTTTCCGTGGACGAACTGACCGTCACCTTCACCCGGCGCGGGCGGCGCGACGTGAAGGCCGTGTCGGGAGTGTCCTTCGACGTCGACCGGGGCCAGGTGGTGGGTCTGGTCGGCGAGTCGGGCTGCGGCAAGTCCGTCACCTCGCTGGCCCTGATGGGCCTGCTGCCCGACCGGGGCGTGAAGGTCGGCGGCCGGGCCGACTACGACGGCACCGACCTGTTGACCCTGGACAAGGGGAGGATGCGCGACCTGCGCGGCTCCCAGTTGGCGATGATCTTCCAGGACCCGCTGTCCTCCCTGAACCCGGTGGTGCCCATCGGCGTCCAGGTCACCGAGATCCTGACCCGACACCGGGGGATGAAGGGCGAGGCCGCCCGCAAGGAGGCCGCCGCCCTCCTGGACCGGGTCGGCATCCCCGACCCCACCCGGCGGCTGAAGGAGTACCCGCACCAGCTCTCCGGCGGCATGCGGCAGCGCGCCCTGATCGCCATGGCGGTGGCGTGCGCGCCGCGCCTGTTGATCGCCGACGAGCCGACCACCGCGCTGGACGTGACCATCCAGGCCCAGATCCTGGAGCTGCTCAAGGAACTGGTCGACGAGGAGGGCACCGCCCTGCTGATGATCACCCACGACCTGGGCGTGGTCGCGGGCCTGTGCGACCAGGTCAACGTGCTGTACGCGGGCAAGGTGGTGGAGTCCGCCGAGCGGCGCGAGCTGTTCGAGGCGCCCACCCACCCGTACGCCAACGGCCTGTTGGGCTCCATCCCCCGGCTCGACGCGCCGCGCGGCGAGCCGCTGCGTCCGATCCGCGGTTCGATCAACGACACGATCGCCTGGGAGGACGGCTGTGCCTTCGCGCCCCGGTGCGACCACTACACGATGGAGTGCCTGACGGGCACCCCGGTGCTGGGCGAGCCGCGGAAGGCCGGTCACCAGGTGCGGTGCGTCAACCCGGTGCTCGCCGCGGGCGCCGCCGCGTCGCGCGGCGTGGCGTTGGAGTCCGACGCGACCGAGGTGGCCGGGGCGGACGGCGACAGGAGTGATCGGGCGGCGGACGAGACCGCCGCCGATGCGGCCGGTGCGGCCGGGAAGGAGGCCCGGGCGTGA
- a CDS encoding oligopeptide/dipeptide ABC transporter ATP-binding protein has protein sequence MSLLELKDVKVHFPVRKGILFDRTVGHVYAVDGVSLSVEAGQTYGLVGESGCGKTTLGRAVLRLVDITDGEVVFDGTDLAKLPGEEMRRFRRRLQMVFQDPLGSLNPRQNIESILSEGMAAHGIGADQEERRERIREILARVGLPANALSRYPHEFSGGQRQRIGIARALVLEPDVIICDEPVSALDVSIQAQVINLLEELQAEMGLTYLVIAHDLAVVRHISDVVGVMYLGSLVEEAPSDVLYAEPRHPYTRALMSAVPVPDPEVEDSRERILLTGDLPSPANPPAGCRFHTRCPWKQDTLCATDRPELRDMGGGHRVACHWAKEIAEGLIRPAENSSRTVPAPAAPSEEGAAAVAK, from the coding sequence GTGAGCCTGTTGGAACTGAAGGACGTCAAGGTCCACTTCCCGGTGCGGAAGGGCATCCTGTTCGACCGCACCGTCGGCCACGTCTACGCCGTCGACGGGGTCTCGCTCTCCGTCGAGGCGGGACAGACCTACGGTCTGGTGGGCGAGTCCGGGTGCGGCAAGACCACGCTGGGCCGGGCGGTCCTGCGACTGGTGGACATCACCGACGGCGAGGTCGTCTTCGACGGCACCGACCTGGCGAAGCTGCCGGGCGAGGAGATGCGGCGCTTCCGCCGCCGGCTCCAGATGGTCTTCCAGGACCCGCTGGGCAGCCTCAACCCCCGGCAGAACATCGAGTCGATCCTCTCCGAGGGCATGGCGGCCCACGGCATCGGCGCGGACCAGGAGGAGCGCCGCGAGCGGATCCGGGAGATCCTGGCGAGGGTGGGGCTCCCCGCGAACGCGCTCTCCCGCTACCCGCACGAGTTCTCCGGCGGGCAGCGGCAGCGCATCGGCATCGCCCGCGCGCTGGTCCTGGAACCGGACGTGATCATCTGCGACGAGCCGGTCTCCGCGCTGGACGTCTCCATCCAGGCCCAGGTGATCAACCTGCTGGAGGAGCTCCAGGCGGAGATGGGACTGACCTATCTGGTCATCGCCCACGACCTGGCCGTGGTGCGGCACATCTCCGACGTCGTCGGGGTGATGTACCTGGGCTCGCTGGTGGAGGAGGCGCCCAGCGACGTCCTCTACGCCGAGCCCCGGCACCCCTACACCAGGGCGCTGATGTCGGCCGTGCCGGTGCCCGATCCCGAGGTGGAGGACAGCCGCGAGCGCATCCTGCTCACCGGCGACCTGCCCTCCCCGGCGAATCCGCCGGCAGGCTGCCGCTTCCACACCCGCTGCCCGTGGAAACAGGACACGCTCTGCGCCACCGACCGCCCCGAACTGCGGGACATGGGCGGAGGGCACCGGGTGGCCTGCCACTGGGCGAAGGAGATCGCCGAGGGCCTGATCCGGCCCGCGGAGAACTCCTCCCGGACGGTCCCGGCCCCCGCCGCGCCCTCCGAGGAGGGGGCCGCCGCCGTGGCGAAGTGA
- a CDS encoding trimeric intracellular cation channel family protein, whose amino-acid sequence MDLFTPSVQHWLDLAGIFVFAISGALLAVRKNFDVVGMALLAGATGLGGGLFRDLVIGAVPPAAFTDLGYLLTPLAATALVFFLHPQVERINRAVMVFDAAGLGLFCVTGTVKAYGHGLGLAASAVLGLATAAGGGVVRDVLANEVPSLLRWDREVYALPAMVGATVVALLIHTGHLNGATSGAAAALAFVLRLLALRHNWRAPRAWHRRSRRGKEGAEEV is encoded by the coding sequence GTGGATCTGTTCACCCCTTCCGTCCAGCACTGGCTGGACCTGGCCGGGATCTTCGTCTTCGCGATCTCCGGCGCGCTGCTCGCCGTCCGCAAGAACTTCGACGTCGTCGGCATGGCGCTGCTCGCCGGGGCCACCGGGTTGGGCGGCGGGCTCTTCCGGGACCTGGTGATCGGCGCGGTGCCCCCGGCGGCCTTCACCGACCTCGGTTACCTGCTGACCCCCCTGGCGGCCACGGCCCTGGTCTTCTTCCTCCATCCGCAGGTGGAGCGGATCAACCGGGCGGTGATGGTCTTCGACGCGGCGGGGTTGGGGCTGTTCTGCGTCACCGGCACCGTCAAGGCGTACGGCCACGGGCTCGGTCTGGCGGCCTCGGCGGTCCTGGGGCTGGCCACGGCCGCCGGTGGCGGGGTGGTGCGCGACGTGCTGGCCAACGAGGTGCCCTCGCTGCTGCGCTGGGACCGTGAGGTCTACGCCCTCCCGGCGATGGTCGGGGCAACGGTGGTGGCGCTGCTGATCCACACCGGACACCTGAACGGGGCGACCAGCGGGGCGGCGGCCGCCCTCGCCTTCGTCCTGCGCCTGCTGGCCCTGCGCCACAACTGGCGTGCGCCCCGGGCCTGGCACCGTCGCAGCCGGCGCGGGAAGGAGGGCGCCGAGGAAGTGTGA